A section of the Pseudorasbora parva isolate DD20220531a chromosome 2, ASM2467924v1, whole genome shotgun sequence genome encodes:
- the LOC137089669 gene encoding uncharacterized protein: MQKYSKRRRKPPATPTKPDRTKEYSATASPRPVRVPLPVPSELLKLGLSTIKTTVPLRPGQETVFCQSLLPVTSAQSTASTPPSRSPSAVGEAFSGLPGASTPPTALPAASAGYPTKLEEKHAVPPLPSYDQDVSRWHCSHQQRIWMKTEMEDLGLWPGSRPVRHPMNMISLWRYPPQPELIDAIYELPSPKYFQLHPFFIWKPEHSIMERVRNNYTLPCLYGCPNPHVVSSGVGRPRVIIGTNSQYYILASRLSCKVCKKYWFADKPQWMDMLPSRFCNILPAFLTHKKAICKTVMDELRRTAKSPNDMANQLNEALHLRYERAHLAYLSTVKNVLDGDSGLYGQQTITGALRATNTPAPFGGYSDVVGWCGVTVSPHYLVDCLIQEYHRQESTLNLLLQGTFGQVLRADHTRKLARKVVLASGTMSSYAVMNENWMILSWVMLQSESDKSLQPMYEGLSRRYIFAGLPKANYQWVDRDCCAAFRIPNPEPQEHLLWDSWSTTEAIVTVATSGHIINTCSSRAEYNSDINIKLDLFHCMRRFSRECVSEHHPLHSAFCKFLSAAFSVVDQTDLQRLKQAYVFCGIVPANPTKQHIREHCRTRVPHPTELLERVESVLQRFFLECDPDGVPLFKPSMLKVWRIQRVHILRGCLSDPEVAEGILYRHGGTVQLNHVKGEAAAVPVWIPVRGTSQQEGFHFHQARWVTGTQVSTELFQAQGMIGVARWNFQRLVDLKQPEVKLPAVFDPVLIMELNKLSDVVTGQAKYPALLVSQTDTRERFGLQYLEPGCRPVPLDWDKHKSQKVHVAGEGERQSSELSALSESFPPDDPPEEVREEHFAQDDIFGVAPLGSKTMIQPGQPTNVKDEITPPLPFTPSPRAARTGSIKAGGLLFVLDHVRWTQPMRDCIDGLLVKYHGQKDLLIQVDAEYAALVQAASRDPNSLLHPTTKQHISRYVKHLAKMTNTSSSLNTSPEKLLETQQLWHHLTEGSETVSVPVLTLQPAPVNPPSNKPQESPLTKGEIEEMVKELVEKQQQKQLQQQPATKRTRNCLACGQPKSRYLGDGSSIHFFYQSGTVKYFYCSTKVYQLYAAEGLTNPRMPFADFAELPFFNRELEAVKQRSAEARQVMEERGKRKALEQHPTGRLCRFCHKPLKQGPESPHTHTGFPGVAGKYVYCPAKVFSLYRTEGMPHEMTWGEFCQSSFYEAERKRWAAEKGK; the protein is encoded by the exons ATGCAGAAGTACAGCAAaa GGAGGCGTAAACCACCAGCAACACCAACAAAACCAGACCGGACTAAAGAATATAGTGCAACTGCCTCTCCACGGCCAG TGAGGGTTCCTTTGCCAGTACCTTCAGAGTTGCTTAAACTGGGGTTATCTACAATCAAGACCACAGTACCTTTGAGACCAGGGCAAGAAACCGTGTTCTGTCAAT CCCTCCTCCCAGTTACCTCTGCACAGTCTACAGCCTCTACTCCTCCCTCACGTTCCCCTTCAGCTGTTGGCGAGGCTTTCTCTGGACTCCCTGGTGCCTCTACTCCTCCCACAGCACTGCCTGCAGCCTCTGCTGGGTACCCTACTAAGTTGGAGGAGAAGCATGCTGTTCCACCATTGCCAAGCTATGACCAGGATGTGAGCCGATGGCACTGCTCTCACCAGCAGAGAATCTGGATGAAAACTGAAATGGAAGACTTGGGACTGTGGCCAGGATCTAGACCGGTGAGACATCCAATGAACATGATCTCCTTGTGGCGTTACCCACCTCAGCCTGAGCTTATTGATGCTATCTATGAGCTCCCATCACCAAAATACTTTCAACTTCATCCATTCTTCATTTGGAAACCAGAGCACAGCATTATGGAAAGAGTCCGCAACAACTACACTCTGCCATGCCTGTACGGCTGTCCGAATCCCCACGTTGTCTCGTCAGGTGTTGGACGACCCCGTGTCATTATTGGTACGAACAGCCAATACTACATACTTGCCTCTCGGCTCAGCTGTAAAGTTTGTAAAAAGTACTGGTTTGCAGACAAACCCCAATGGATGGACATGCTGCCAAGTCGTTTCTGCAACATTTTGCCAGCTTTTCTAACCCACAAGAAGGCCATATGTAAGACTGTGATGGATGAGTTGCGGCGCACAGCAAAGTCTCCCAACGATATGGCTAATCAGTTGAATGAGGCTCTCCACCTCAGGTATGAGCGTGCACACCTGGCTTACCTGTCCACTGTTAAAAATGTGCTGGATGGAGACAGTGGACTTTATGGTCAGCAGACCATCACAGGAGCACTAAGAGCAACAAACACTCCTGCTCCATTTGGTGGGTATAGTGATGTGGTCGGCTGGTGCGGAGTAACAGTCTCACCCCACTACTTGGTTGACTGCCTCATTCAGGAGTACCATAGGCAAGAGAGCACACTCAATctgctcctccaaggcacgttTGGACAAGTATTAAGGGCTGACCATACCCGCAAGCTGGCCCGGAAGGTTGTGCTTGCATCAGGTACTATGTCATCCTATGCCGTCATGAATGAAAACTGGATGATCTTGTCCTGGGTGATGCTGCAGTCTGAAAGTGACAAATCCCTGCAGCCAATGTATGAGGGGCTGTCTCGTCGCTACATTTTTGCTGGACTGCCAAAAGCCAACTACCAGTGGGTTGACAG AGATTGCTGTGCTGCCTTCAGGATCCCAAACCCTGAGCCACAGGAGCACCTCCTTTGGGATTCTTGGTCGACCACTGAGGCTATAGTGACTGTGGCAACCTCTGGGCATATAATCAACACCTGTTCCTCCCGCGCAGAATACAACAGCGACATCAACATCAAGCTGGACTTGTTCCACTGCATGCGGCGATTCTccagagagtgtgtgtcagaGCACCATCCACTGCACAGTGCTTTCTGTAAGTTTCTGTCAGCAGCTTTCAGTGTTGTGGACCAGACGGACCTACAGAGACTGAAGCAGGCGTATGTCTTCTGTGGGATAGTGCCTGCAAATCCAACAAAGCAGCACATCAGGGAGCACTGCCGCACCAGGGTCCCACACCCCACAGAGCTGCTGGAGAGAGTGGAGAGCGTTctgcaaagattttttttagaatGTGATCCTGATGGTGTGCCACTGTTCAAACCATCAATGTTGAAGGTGTGGAGGATTCAGAGAGTCCACATCCTCAGAGGCTGCCTGAGTGACCCAGAGGTTGCGGAGGGGATCCTCTATAGGCATGGTGGAACGGTCCAGCTGAACCATGTGAAGGGagaggcagcagctgtaccggTTTGGATCCCTGTGAGAGGCACCTCTCAGCAGGAGGGGTTCCATTTCCATCAGGCAAGATGGGTCACCGGCACTCAGGTATCCACAGAACTTTTCCAGGCGCAGGGCATGATTGGAGTGGCTCGTTGGAATTTCCAGCGCCTTGTGGACCTGAAGCAGCCTGAAGTGAAGCTGCCTGCAGTTTTTGATCCAGTGCTGATCATGGAACTAAACAAGCTTTCAGACGTGGTGACGGGTCAAGCCAAGTACCCTGCTTTACTTGTCTCACAGACAGACACCAGAGAAAGGTTTGGACTGCAGTATCTGGAGCCTGGTTGTCGTCCTGTACCCCTGGACTGGGACAAGCACAAGTCCCAAAAGGTACATGTTGCAGGGGAGGGAGAGCGTCAGTCCTCAGAGCTGTCTGCACTCAGTGAGAGTTTCCCACCTGATGACCCACCCGAGGAGGTCAGGGAGGAACACTTTGCTCAG GATGACATCTTTGGTGTGGCTCCTCTTGGCTCAAAAACAATGATCCAGCCTGGACAGCCCACCAATGTAAAAG ATGAGATAACACCACCACTGCCCTTTACTCCCTCTCCACGTGCTGCTCGCACAGGTTCCATCAAGGCAGGCGGTCTACTTTTTGTCCTGGACCATGTTCGGTGGACACAGCCCATGAGGGATTGCATTGATGGCCTTCTGGTAAAGTACCACGGGCAGAAAGACCTcctcatccaggtggatgcagAGTATGCTGCCCTTGTGCAGGCTGCCTCCAGGGATCCCAATAGCCTTTTACACCCCACCACAAAACAGCATATCTCCCGTTATGTGAAACACCTGGCCAAGATGACAAACACAAGTTCATCCCTGAACACCAGTCCAGAGAAACTCCTGGAAACCCAGCAGCTGTGGCATCACCTTACAGAAGGCAGTGAAACTGTAAGTGTTCCAGTGTTAACCCTCCAACCTGCCCCAGTGAACCCACCCAGTAATAAGCCCCAGGAGTCCCCGCTAACTAAGGGTGAGATTGAAGAAATGGTGAAAGAGCTTgtggagaagcagcagcaaaAGCAACTGCAACAGCAGCCTGCCACAAAGAGGACACGGAACTGTCTTGCTTGTGGGCAGCCAAAGTCACGTTACCTTGGTGATGGCTCCTCCATTCATTTCTTCTATCAGTCTGGGACCGTGAAGTACTTTTACTGCTCGACAAAGGTATACCAGCTGTATGCAGCGGAAGGCCTCACCAATCCTCGAATGCCATTTGCTGACTTTGCTGAATTGCCTTTTTTTAACCGAGAGCTAGAGGCCGTAAAGCAGCGTTCTGCAGAGGCAAGACAGGTAATGGAGGAGCGGGGAAAGAGAAAGGCCTTGGAGCAGCACCCCACTGGTCGCCTCTGTAGGTTCTGTCACAAGCCACTCAAACAAGGTCCAGAGagtccacacacacatactgggTTCCCTGGTGTGGCAGGGAAATATGTCTATTGTCCTGCCAAAGTGTTTTCCCTATATCGGACAGAAGGGATGCCTCACGAGATGACTTGGGGAGAGTTCTGTCAGTCTTCTTTTTATGAGGCTGAAAGGAAGAGATGGGCAGCAGAAAAGGGAAAGTGA